The following proteins are encoded in a genomic region of Nocardioides conyzicola:
- a CDS encoding MmcQ/YjbR family DNA-binding protein yields MSPRSRKAKLQDVHEIALAMPYVEIADGTTPERPVYQVGKKSFVFFRTPRPDAFDPETGERYDDVIVFWVDPIEKDAIILDETNPFFTTPHFDGHPSVLLRGSRIGELTRDEIAEVVQDAWLARASRRRAADWLAANPPH; encoded by the coding sequence ATGAGCCCACGGTCGCGCAAGGCCAAGCTCCAGGACGTCCATGAGATCGCCCTCGCGATGCCGTACGTCGAGATCGCCGACGGCACGACCCCCGAGCGACCGGTCTACCAGGTCGGCAAGAAGTCGTTCGTGTTCTTCCGGACGCCGCGCCCCGACGCGTTCGACCCGGAGACGGGGGAGCGGTACGACGACGTGATCGTCTTCTGGGTCGACCCGATCGAGAAGGACGCGATCATCCTCGACGAGACCAACCCGTTCTTCACCACGCCGCACTTCGACGGCCACCCGTCGGTGCTGCTGCGCGGCAGCCGGATCGGCGAGCTCACCCGTGACGAGATCGCCGAGGTGGTGCAGGACGCCTGGCTCGCCCGCGCCTCCAGGCGGCGCGCTGCCGACTGGCTCGCCGCGAATCCGCCACACTGA
- a CDS encoding SDR family oxidoreductase, with amino-acid sequence MTRPVILIVGAGPGVSGSVARLFAREGYDVGLLGVDAEQLGALGAELEAAGANGQAAVVDVTDVETTTEVITAMGEVFGSIDVVHFNPSAFREQDPLELTVADLLEDVALGVGALLTAVQAARPFMGAGGRVTVTGSMAADQPWHRAASLGVQKAGVRNLVHSLDTTLRPDGIRAVSVTVRGTLGREGAFTPDRVAEAIWDAVHQDPDDWQSEVPYSG; translated from the coding sequence ATGACTCGTCCCGTGATCCTGATCGTCGGCGCCGGCCCCGGGGTGAGCGGGTCCGTGGCCCGGCTCTTCGCGCGGGAGGGCTACGACGTCGGCCTGCTCGGCGTCGACGCGGAGCAGCTCGGCGCCCTCGGTGCCGAGCTCGAGGCGGCCGGTGCCAACGGCCAGGCGGCGGTCGTCGACGTCACCGACGTCGAGACGACGACCGAGGTGATCACGGCGATGGGCGAGGTCTTCGGCAGCATCGACGTGGTCCACTTCAACCCGAGCGCCTTCCGCGAGCAGGACCCGCTGGAGCTCACCGTCGCCGACCTGCTCGAGGACGTCGCGCTCGGCGTCGGTGCCCTCCTCACGGCGGTCCAGGCCGCGCGCCCGTTCATGGGGGCGGGAGGCCGGGTGACGGTCACCGGCAGCATGGCGGCCGACCAGCCCTGGCACCGGGCCGCGTCGCTCGGCGTGCAGAAGGCCGGCGTACGCAACCTCGTACACAGTCTCGACACGACGCTGCGGCCCGACGGCATCCGTGCGGTCTCCGTGACGGTCCGCGGCACCCTCGGCCGCGAGGGAGCGTTCACGCCCGACCGGGTGGCCGAGGCGATCTGGGACGCCGTGCACCAGGACCCGGACGACTGGCAGAGCGAGGTGCCCTACTCCGGATGA
- a CDS encoding amidase, giving the protein MAELHDLTALEQGDLVRRREVSPLELTEHYLERADRLDSVGAFVTLTPELARSRAAGLDVAAAAGPLFGVPTAIKDLNLTAGVRTTFGSAAFADYVPDVSDGVTLSIEAAGLVSLGKTNAPEFGSPCYTEPDVAPPAVTPWDRTRTAGGSSGGAAAAVAAGLVPLAQGSDGGGSIRIPASCCGLVGLKPTRGRISGHPVYGDPVGLATAGPIARTVADAAAMLDVLAGRRVGDPSWAPPPAETFLAATRRDPGRLRVARFITPVITDTPVDPECRLAWEDASRLLESLGHEVVDVPVPLPSEAVPVFETCWAVLTALSVVPPDKEHLLRPLTRWLSARGNAVTGPEFGLAIGAMRRFAADALTALAPYDAVLTPTLATPPVAVGAMRNDADPQADFDAQKAFTPWTSAWNVTGMPAVSLPLHWTPDGLPVGVMLAARPAEEELLLSLASQVEAAAPWADRKPPGW; this is encoded by the coding sequence GTGGCCGAACTCCATGACCTGACCGCCCTCGAGCAGGGCGACCTGGTGCGACGCCGCGAGGTGTCGCCGCTCGAGCTCACCGAGCACTACCTCGAACGCGCCGACCGGCTGGACTCGGTCGGCGCGTTCGTCACGCTCACGCCCGAGCTGGCCCGCTCCCGGGCGGCCGGGCTCGACGTCGCCGCCGCGGCCGGCCCGCTCTTCGGCGTCCCGACCGCGATCAAGGACCTCAACCTGACCGCTGGCGTCCGCACGACCTTCGGCTCCGCGGCGTTCGCCGACTACGTGCCGGACGTCTCCGACGGCGTGACGCTCTCGATCGAGGCTGCCGGCCTGGTCAGCCTCGGCAAGACCAACGCGCCGGAGTTCGGCTCGCCCTGCTACACCGAGCCCGACGTCGCTCCACCGGCCGTCACGCCCTGGGACCGCACCCGCACCGCGGGCGGCTCGTCCGGGGGAGCCGCGGCCGCCGTGGCCGCCGGGCTGGTGCCGCTCGCCCAGGGGTCGGACGGCGGTGGTTCGATCCGGATCCCGGCGTCCTGCTGCGGACTCGTCGGTCTCAAGCCCACGCGGGGGCGGATCAGCGGTCACCCCGTGTACGGCGACCCGGTGGGTCTGGCCACGGCCGGACCGATCGCGCGGACCGTGGCCGACGCGGCGGCGATGCTCGACGTGCTCGCCGGTCGTCGGGTGGGGGATCCGTCCTGGGCGCCACCTCCTGCCGAGACCTTCCTGGCCGCCACTCGTCGCGACCCGGGGCGGCTCCGGGTCGCTCGCTTCATCACACCCGTCATCACCGACACCCCCGTCGACCCCGAGTGCCGGCTGGCGTGGGAGGACGCGTCACGGCTGCTCGAGTCGCTCGGCCACGAGGTGGTGGACGTCCCGGTGCCGCTGCCGTCCGAGGCGGTCCCGGTCTTCGAGACCTGCTGGGCGGTGCTGACCGCGCTCTCCGTCGTACCTCCCGACAAGGAGCACCTGCTCCGGCCGCTCACCCGCTGGCTCTCGGCCAGGGGCAACGCCGTGACCGGTCCCGAGTTCGGGCTGGCGATCGGTGCGATGCGGCGCTTCGCCGCCGACGCGCTGACCGCGCTCGCGCCGTACGACGCGGTGCTGACCCCCACCCTCGCGACCCCACCGGTCGCGGTCGGCGCCATGCGCAACGACGCGGACCCACAGGCCGACTTCGACGCCCAGAAGGCCTTCACCCCCTGGACCTCGGCGTGGAACGTCACCGGCATGCCGGCGGTCTCGCTCCCGCTGCACTGGACCCCCGACGGGCTGCCGGTCGGCGTGATGCTCGCAGCGCGGCCCGCCGAGGAGGAGCTGCTGCTCTCCCTCGCCAGCCAGGTCGAGGCGGCGGCGCCCTGGGCGGACCGGAAGCCACCGGGATGGTGA
- a CDS encoding NAD(P)H-dependent oxidoreductase, translating to MTTSTSIAVLVGSLRSDSVNRKLAEVLRDQAPDGVDIQIIDGLGEVPFYNQDVDNATDIPAAAARLREQVGGADRVLAVTPEYNGRMPAVLSNAIDWLSRPYGAGALVGKPFGVIGATPTPYGGKWAHADAVRSAGIAGAQVVEDVTVSQSALEVDVLTDPEVLARLANAVRLLVDHDTETVAA from the coding sequence ATGACCACCTCCACCAGCATCGCCGTCCTCGTCGGCAGCCTCCGCAGCGACTCCGTCAACCGCAAGCTCGCCGAGGTCCTGCGCGACCAGGCACCCGACGGCGTCGACATCCAGATCATCGACGGACTCGGTGAGGTCCCGTTCTACAACCAGGACGTCGACAACGCGACCGACATCCCCGCCGCGGCCGCCCGGCTGCGCGAGCAGGTCGGCGGAGCCGACCGCGTCCTCGCCGTGACCCCCGAGTACAACGGGCGGATGCCCGCCGTCCTCAGCAACGCCATCGACTGGCTGTCGCGCCCGTACGGCGCCGGCGCCCTGGTCGGCAAGCCCTTCGGCGTCATCGGCGCCACCCCGACGCCGTACGGCGGCAAGTGGGCCCACGCCGACGCCGTCCGCTCCGCCGGCATCGCGGGTGCCCAGGTCGTCGAGGACGTCACCGTCTCGCAGTCGGCCCTCGAGGTCGACGTGCTGACGGACCCCGAGGTCCTCGCCCGGCTCGCCAACGCCGTGCGCCTCCTGGTCGACCACGACACGGAGACCGTGGCCGCCTGA
- a CDS encoding helix-turn-helix domain-containing protein yields the protein MSERRLLPLLDAPPPERRDAARNRVALLDAAARLVAQHGATGVTMDAVAAEAGVGKGTVFRRFQSREGLMGALLNHSETDWQASVMSGPPPLGPGAEPWDRLLEFGRSRLETTLLHAELIRAAGRAGTRSYAAYSFSVLHVRYLLHELGVTGDLPLLAVALLAPLEAPVLDQQVSVDGFHRERVYAGWVDLAGRIVGR from the coding sequence ATGTCCGAACGCCGCCTGCTCCCCCTCCTCGACGCCCCGCCGCCGGAGCGCCGCGACGCCGCGCGCAACCGGGTGGCGCTGCTCGACGCCGCGGCGCGCCTGGTCGCGCAGCACGGCGCCACGGGCGTCACCATGGACGCGGTCGCCGCCGAGGCGGGCGTCGGCAAGGGCACGGTGTTCCGGCGCTTCCAGTCGCGCGAAGGGCTGATGGGGGCCCTGCTCAACCATTCCGAGACCGACTGGCAGGCCTCGGTGATGTCCGGACCGCCGCCCCTCGGACCGGGCGCCGAGCCGTGGGACCGGCTGCTGGAGTTCGGCCGCTCGCGGCTGGAGACGACACTGCTGCACGCGGAGCTGATCCGCGCCGCGGGTCGCGCCGGCACGCGCTCGTACGCGGCGTACTCGTTCTCGGTCCTGCACGTGCGCTACCTGCTGCACGAGCTCGGCGTCACCGGCGACCTGCCGCTCCTCGCGGTCGCGCTGCTGGCGCCGCTGGAGGCGCCGGTCCTCGACCAGCAGGTCAGCGTCGACGGCTTCCACCGCGAGCGGGTCTACGCCGGCTGGGTCGACCTCGCCGGCCGGATCGTGGGTCGCTGA
- the cimA gene encoding citramalate synthase, whose product MDLHGDFHVYDTTLRDGAQQEGLSLSVADKLSIAKQLDGLGVGYIEGGWPGANPKDTEFFRRAAGELDLRNAKLAAFGATRRAGVRAADDPLVAALRDSGASVVTLVAKSHDRHVELALRTTLEENLAMIRDTVSHLRAEGQTVFLDAEHFFDGYRANRDYALEVLRTAYDAGAEVIALCDTNGGMLPGWVGDVVHDVREHAQVRVGIHCHNDTGCAVANTLAAVDAGATHVQGTINGYGERTGNADLVSVVANLELKLDRRVLPPGLLSDATRIAHAVAEVTNFPPASRQPYVGSSAFTHKAGLHASAIKVDPDLYQHMDPAGVGNDMRLLVSDMAGRASIELKGRELGFDLSGDRELVTRITDRVKVMENTGYTFEAADASFELLLIEEVEGARPTYFEVESWRVITETAPHGEAVSEATVKLKADGVRYVMTGEGNGPVNALDHALREAIGRAYPAVAKFELIDYKVRILDQGHGTDAITRVLIETSDGESSWVTVGVGANVIEASWGALVDGVTFGLRRQEA is encoded by the coding sequence ATGGACCTCCACGGCGACTTCCACGTCTACGACACGACCTTGCGCGACGGCGCCCAGCAGGAGGGCCTGAGCCTCTCGGTCGCCGACAAGCTGTCGATCGCGAAGCAGCTCGACGGCCTCGGCGTCGGCTACATCGAGGGCGGCTGGCCGGGGGCGAACCCGAAGGACACCGAGTTCTTCCGGCGCGCGGCCGGTGAGCTCGACCTGCGCAACGCCAAGCTCGCCGCCTTCGGGGCGACCAGGCGGGCCGGCGTACGCGCCGCGGACGACCCGCTCGTCGCCGCGCTGCGCGACAGCGGTGCGAGCGTGGTGACCCTGGTGGCGAAGTCGCACGACCGGCACGTCGAGCTCGCGCTGCGGACCACGCTGGAGGAGAACCTCGCGATGATCCGCGACACCGTCTCCCACCTGCGCGCCGAGGGGCAGACGGTCTTCCTCGACGCCGAGCACTTCTTCGACGGCTACCGCGCCAACCGCGACTACGCGCTCGAGGTGCTGCGCACGGCGTACGACGCGGGCGCCGAGGTGATCGCGCTCTGCGACACCAACGGCGGCATGCTGCCCGGCTGGGTCGGCGACGTCGTCCACGACGTCCGCGAGCACGCCCAGGTGCGGGTCGGCATCCACTGCCACAACGACACCGGCTGCGCCGTGGCCAACACGCTCGCCGCCGTCGACGCCGGCGCCACGCACGTGCAGGGCACGATCAACGGGTACGGCGAGCGCACCGGCAACGCCGACCTCGTCTCCGTCGTCGCCAACCTCGAGCTCAAGCTGGACCGGCGGGTGCTGCCGCCCGGCCTGCTCTCCGACGCGACCCGGATCGCGCACGCGGTCGCCGAGGTCACCAACTTCCCGCCCGCGTCGCGGCAGCCGTACGTCGGCAGCTCGGCGTTCACCCACAAGGCCGGCCTGCACGCGAGCGCCATCAAGGTCGACCCGGACCTCTACCAGCACATGGACCCCGCGGGCGTCGGCAACGACATGAGGCTGCTGGTCTCCGACATGGCGGGCCGGGCGTCGATCGAGCTCAAGGGACGCGAGCTCGGCTTCGACCTCTCCGGCGACCGCGAGCTGGTCACCCGGATCACCGACCGGGTCAAGGTCATGGAGAACACCGGCTACACGTTCGAGGCCGCCGATGCGTCGTTCGAGCTGCTGCTGATCGAGGAGGTCGAGGGCGCGCGCCCGACGTACTTCGAGGTCGAGTCCTGGAGAGTCATCACCGAGACGGCGCCGCACGGCGAGGCCGTCTCGGAGGCGACCGTGAAGCTCAAGGCCGACGGCGTCCGCTACGTGATGACCGGCGAGGGCAACGGCCCCGTCAACGCCCTCGACCACGCGCTGCGCGAGGCCATCGGCCGCGCCTACCCGGCGGTCGCGAAGTTCGAGCTCATCGACTACAAGGTGCGCATCCTCGACCAGGGCCACGGCACCGACGCGATCACCCGGGTGCTGATCGAGACCAGCGACGGCGAGTCGTCGTGGGTCACCGTCGGCGTCGGCGCCAACGTCATCGAGGCGTCCTGGGGCGCGCTGGTCGACGGCGTCACGTTCGGGCTGCGTCGCCAGGAGGCCTGA
- a CDS encoding serine/threonine-protein kinase, which translates to MTTSSASAGSAGSGERPMVGGYTLLAKLGEGGMGVVHLARRGDGDRVALKVLRPHIVGDDEARHRLAREVGSLQRVSSPWVAGIVDSDPWAPIPYVATRYVPGLSLHDLIVEDGAIEGPDLYWFAAGLAEGITSVHAVGVLHRDVKPSNVLMEGRTPILIDFGLARVADDPKLTHTGWLLGTPGYLAPEILYGEDATAASDVHSWAATVAYAGLGHPPFGRGPSMAIMDRVRRGQFDLTGLPDDLRQVVASALDPEPRNRPTFPQLLAWLRPLTTRRDAPTVAPPVAVEHDPYTVPLALAAQAGADDETDVWPGHNTPEPYTLALPPEGATALYEEPRATLGERVRRGALLVAGALAAGAGAAAYPWLVVGLLLLLTWLLRSISLAASAHDQRRQYRGRKWYDGMQLLVAAPWHLVQSIPGAVLLGLWALGLASAAALVCYAISTGIELALFVCGVVLAGSLWWGPGGSRLRGPVNRIVVPLAVDVRRWAVALVVVLAIAAALGFRADVSGASWDPAGGEPHVEIPGP; encoded by the coding sequence GTGACGACCTCCTCCGCGAGTGCCGGGTCCGCCGGGTCGGGCGAGCGGCCCATGGTGGGCGGCTACACGCTGCTGGCCAAGCTCGGCGAGGGCGGCATGGGCGTGGTGCACCTCGCCCGCCGCGGTGACGGGGACCGGGTCGCGCTCAAGGTGCTGCGGCCGCACATCGTCGGCGACGACGAGGCCCGCCACCGGCTGGCCCGCGAGGTCGGCTCCCTCCAGCGCGTCAGCAGCCCCTGGGTCGCCGGCATCGTCGACTCGGACCCCTGGGCGCCGATCCCGTACGTCGCCACCCGCTACGTCCCCGGGCTGTCCCTCCACGACCTGATCGTGGAGGACGGTGCGATCGAGGGCCCCGACCTGTACTGGTTCGCCGCCGGCCTCGCCGAGGGCATCACCTCGGTGCACGCGGTCGGCGTGCTGCACCGCGACGTCAAGCCGTCCAACGTGCTGATGGAGGGCCGCACCCCGATCCTCATCGACTTCGGGCTCGCCCGGGTCGCCGACGACCCCAAGCTCACCCACACCGGCTGGCTCCTCGGCACCCCGGGCTACCTGGCGCCCGAGATCCTGTACGGCGAGGACGCGACCGCCGCGTCCGACGTCCACTCCTGGGCGGCGACGGTCGCGTACGCCGGCCTCGGCCATCCGCCGTTCGGGCGTGGTCCGTCGATGGCGATCATGGACCGCGTACGACGGGGTCAGTTCGACCTCACCGGGCTGCCCGACGACCTGCGCCAGGTCGTCGCCTCCGCGCTCGACCCGGAGCCGCGCAACCGGCCGACCTTCCCGCAGCTGCTGGCCTGGCTCCGGCCGCTGACCACGCGGCGCGACGCGCCGACGGTCGCCCCGCCGGTCGCGGTCGAGCACGACCCCTACACGGTGCCGCTCGCGCTGGCCGCCCAAGCCGGCGCCGACGACGAGACCGACGTGTGGCCCGGCCACAACACCCCCGAGCCGTACACCCTCGCCCTCCCGCCCGAGGGAGCGACCGCGCTCTACGAGGAGCCGCGGGCCACGCTCGGGGAGCGGGTCCGCCGCGGCGCGCTGCTGGTCGCCGGCGCGCTCGCGGCCGGCGCCGGGGCGGCGGCGTACCCCTGGCTCGTGGTCGGCCTGCTCCTCCTGCTGACCTGGCTCCTGCGCAGCATCTCGCTGGCCGCGTCGGCGCACGACCAGCGGCGGCAGTACCGCGGCCGCAAGTGGTACGACGGCATGCAGCTGCTCGTCGCTGCTCCGTGGCACCTCGTCCAGTCGATCCCGGGGGCGGTGCTGCTCGGGCTGTGGGCGCTCGGCCTGGCGTCCGCGGCGGCCCTGGTCTGCTACGCCATCTCCACGGGCATCGAGCTGGCGCTCTTCGTCTGCGGCGTCGTGCTCGCGGGCTCGCTGTGGTGGGGGCCGGGCGGCTCTCGCCTCCGTGGACCGGTCAACCGGATCGTCGTGCCCCTCGCGGTCGACGTACGCCGTTGGGCCGTCGCGCTCGTCGTCGTGCTCGCGATCGCCGCCGCGCTGGGCTTCCGCGCCGACGTGTCGGGGGCAAGCTGGGACCCCGCCGGTGGCGAGCCGCATGTCGAGATCCCTGGTCCATGA
- a CDS encoding iron ABC transporter permease, producing the protein MTSIAPQQVAPTTRQLAPLRRGSVRGLVVLTLLLVLAGLVSLAVGSRPISLGTVVDVLVHPDGSDASTIVHDLRIPRTILAIAVGISLGIAGALMQGHTRNPLADPGLLGVEAGAAFAVVIGIYVFHVQDLTGYAWFSLAGAGLAAAAVFAIGSTKGGPDPISLVLAGTAVSALLAALTQTVILRDVDTLDAYRFWAVGSVSGRGMDVFWEVLPFMVVGLVLAVLSASTLNLLQLGDDVAVSLGMHPMRHKAIGVLGVMLLTGAATAACGPVGFVGLVVPHVARHFAGVDYRWVIPYSGFIGGLLVVLADVVGRVVVRPGELQVGIVMALVGGPVFIYLVRRTRMVRI; encoded by the coding sequence ATGACCTCGATCGCACCGCAGCAGGTCGCGCCGACCACGCGGCAGCTCGCCCCGCTGCGCCGGGGCTCGGTGCGCGGGCTCGTGGTGCTGACCCTGCTCCTGGTGCTCGCCGGTCTGGTCAGCCTCGCGGTGGGGAGCCGGCCCATCTCGCTCGGCACCGTGGTCGACGTGCTGGTGCACCCCGACGGCTCCGACGCCTCGACGATCGTCCACGACCTGCGCATCCCGCGGACGATCCTGGCGATCGCGGTGGGGATCTCGCTGGGCATCGCGGGCGCCCTGATGCAGGGCCACACCCGCAACCCGCTCGCCGACCCGGGTCTGCTCGGCGTCGAGGCGGGCGCGGCGTTCGCCGTCGTGATCGGCATCTACGTGTTCCACGTCCAGGACCTGACCGGCTACGCGTGGTTCTCGCTCGCCGGCGCCGGTCTGGCGGCGGCCGCGGTCTTCGCCATCGGCTCCACCAAGGGCGGCCCGGACCCGATCTCGCTGGTCCTGGCCGGTACGGCGGTGAGCGCACTGCTGGCCGCGCTCACGCAGACCGTCATCCTCCGCGACGTGGACACCCTCGACGCCTACCGGTTCTGGGCGGTCGGCTCGGTCTCCGGGCGAGGCATGGACGTCTTCTGGGAGGTCCTGCCCTTCATGGTCGTCGGGCTGGTGCTGGCCGTGCTGAGCGCCTCGACCCTCAACCTGCTGCAGCTCGGGGACGACGTCGCCGTCTCGCTCGGCATGCACCCGATGCGGCACAAGGCCATCGGCGTGCTGGGCGTGATGCTGCTGACCGGTGCGGCGACGGCGGCGTGCGGTCCGGTCGGCTTCGTCGGCCTGGTCGTGCCGCACGTGGCCCGGCACTTCGCGGGCGTCGACTACCGCTGGGTGATCCCCTACTCGGGCTTCATCGGCGGCCTCCTCGTGGTGCTCGCCGACGTCGTCGGGCGCGTCGTCGTACGCCCCGGTGAGCTGCAGGTCGGCATCGTGATGGCGCTGGTCGGCGGACCGGTCTTCATCTACCTGGTCCGCCGCACCCGGATGGTGCGGATATGA
- a CDS encoding iron ABC transporter permease, giving the protein MSTLSTPLRVGPLSWLVPMRAGITVVGGLVVLGVLVALDLSMGDFKIPVSDVLRTLLGGGDAGERFIVMELRLPQTLVAILVGAALGLAGALTQTFARNPLASPDILGVTEGAALGAVAVIVIAGGSGYGGGLVAGTLQTVGLPVAAFAGALLTATLLYVLSWRRGIDGQRLVLIGIGLSFVLSAGTSWLLVKARIQDAASAQVWLNGSLNGRGWEQATPLLWALVVLVPVSVLLARSLNALQLGDDSARGLGVRLQLTQLMTLVAAVGLVAVSVSAVGPLEFVAFVVPQIALRLTAGSRPPMLASMVLGACLVVGADLVTRVVIPFPLPAGIVTAAIGAPYLIWLLLRRNRKVSA; this is encoded by the coding sequence ATGAGCACGCTCAGCACGCCCCTTCGGGTCGGCCCGCTGTCGTGGCTGGTGCCGATGCGCGCCGGGATCACCGTCGTCGGCGGCCTCGTGGTGCTGGGGGTGCTGGTCGCGCTCGACCTCTCCATGGGCGACTTCAAGATCCCGGTGAGCGACGTGCTCCGCACGCTGCTCGGGGGCGGCGACGCCGGCGAACGGTTCATCGTGATGGAGCTGCGCCTGCCGCAGACCCTCGTCGCCATCCTCGTCGGCGCGGCCCTCGGCCTTGCCGGCGCGCTCACCCAGACCTTCGCCCGCAACCCCCTGGCCAGCCCCGACATCCTCGGCGTCACCGAGGGTGCCGCCCTGGGCGCGGTCGCGGTGATCGTGATCGCCGGGGGCTCCGGGTACGGCGGCGGCCTGGTCGCCGGCACCCTCCAGACCGTCGGGCTGCCGGTGGCGGCGTTCGCCGGCGCGCTCCTCACCGCCACGCTGCTCTACGTCCTGTCGTGGCGCCGCGGCATCGACGGGCAGCGCCTGGTCCTGATCGGCATCGGCCTCAGCTTCGTCCTCTCGGCCGGTACGTCGTGGCTGCTGGTGAAGGCCCGGATCCAGGACGCCGCCAGCGCCCAGGTGTGGCTCAACGGCTCGCTCAACGGGCGCGGCTGGGAGCAGGCGACGCCGTTGCTCTGGGCGCTCGTCGTGCTGGTGCCGGTGTCGGTGCTGCTCGCGCGGTCGCTCAACGCCCTCCAGCTCGGCGACGACTCGGCGCGCGGCCTCGGCGTACGCCTCCAGCTGACGCAGCTGATGACCCTGGTCGCGGCCGTCGGCCTGGTCGCGGTCTCGGTCTCCGCGGTCGGACCCCTGGAGTTCGTCGCCTTCGTCGTCCCCCAGATCGCGCTGCGCCTGACGGCCGGCTCCCGGCCGCCGATGCTGGCCTCGATGGTCCTCGGCGCCTGCCTGGTCGTGGGCGCGGACCTCGTGACGCGCGTGGTCATCCCCTTCCCGCTCCCCGCCGGGATCGTCACGGCGGCGATCGGCGCGCCGTACCTGATCTGGCTGCTCCTCCGTAGGAACCGAAAGGTGTCGGCATGA
- a CDS encoding ABC transporter ATP-binding protein, translating to MNARLRTESVTVGYGGDPVVRDLSLDLADGHVTTIVGPNGCGKSTLLRTMSRLLRPTSGTVYLDGESIHDVHTRQVARTMALLPQSPIAPDGLLVRDLVGRGRHPHQRWFSQWSPEDEQIVDRALEMTDTAALRDRPLDQLSGGQRQRAWIAMTLAQDTDLLLLDEPTTYLDLAHQVEILDLVTRLNRERGRTVVMVLHDLNLAARYSDTIVVMKDGVVVTQGAPTDVFTPALLATTFGLAADILPDPRTGLPIIVPTTQLRELADAPHS from the coding sequence ATGAATGCACGTCTGCGCACCGAGTCCGTCACCGTCGGGTACGGCGGCGACCCCGTCGTCCGCGACCTGTCGCTCGACCTCGCCGACGGCCACGTCACGACCATCGTCGGGCCCAACGGCTGCGGCAAGTCGACCCTGCTGCGCACCATGTCGCGGCTCCTCAGGCCGACCAGCGGCACGGTCTACCTCGACGGCGAGTCCATCCACGACGTGCACACCCGCCAGGTCGCCCGGACGATGGCGCTGCTCCCGCAGAGCCCGATCGCACCGGACGGCCTGCTCGTGCGCGACCTGGTCGGCCGGGGCCGCCACCCGCACCAGCGCTGGTTCAGCCAGTGGTCGCCCGAGGACGAGCAGATCGTCGACCGCGCGCTCGAGATGACCGACACCGCCGCCCTGCGGGACCGGCCGCTCGACCAGCTCTCCGGCGGCCAGCGGCAGCGGGCCTGGATCGCCATGACCCTGGCCCAGGACACCGACCTGCTGCTGCTCGACGAGCCGACGACGTACCTCGACCTCGCCCACCAGGTGGAGATCCTCGACCTGGTGACCCGGCTCAACCGGGAGCGCGGCCGCACCGTCGTGATGGTGCTCCACGACCTCAACCTCGCCGCCCGCTACAGCGACACGATCGTGGTGATGAAGGACGGCGTCGTGGTCACCCAGGGCGCCCCCACCGACGTCTTCACGCCGGCCCTGCTCGCCACCACGTTCGGCCTCGCGGCCGACATCCTGCCGGACCCCCGCACGGGGCTCCCGATCATCGTCCCCACCACCCAGCTGAGAGAACTCGCCGATGCGCCGCACTCCTGA